The DNA window CCGTTCGTTCAGGTAATACTGGAGTGTCAGCGATTCCAGAGCGCCGTTGGTGATGGACGCATACTGAGTGACGTTCTGATCCGGAGCCTGGGGAGAAAGCTGCCCACCATGCTCCACAAAATAGTCCGTACCCAGCTCCCAGACGTAGTTGCCGAGGTTGATGGAAAAGCCGATGCAGGCCAGAATCGCCACCTGAAAGAGCGACAGTCCCTTGAAAATGGGAGCCAATGCCCCCATTGCGCCCACAAAACGCAGCGGCATCCACAGCGAGCTGAAACGCTTTCCGAAAGGAGTGCCTTCGTGGGCCGTCCCGGCCACGGCAACGGCCAGCACCCAGATGAACAGGGCCGACACCACAGCCAGCGCAATCAGGTTGAAGGCGCTGAACATTTCAAGCATCAATTCCGATGCCTGCGAACCGCCGAGGCCCGTGCCCCAGGTATCCCATCCCTGACCGAGAAAGGTATCAAGGATATGTTTACTGGCATCGGTCGGGAGCAGGACTTCCGAAGTCGCGGGAAGGTCAGATGAGGCCATGACTGCCCTCTATGCCGGTGTTGGAAATGAGGTTGACTTTGTGCTCATGTGAGCTACAATATTGAAAACAAGGAGAAGACCTATGCCTGCCAATGACTATGTTCGTGCCAGAATTGACCCGGTCATCAAGAATGAAGCGGCAGCCGTGCTTGCGAAAATGGGGCTGACGGTATCCGACCTCTGCCGCATGGCACTGACCAGGGTGGCCCATGAAAAGCGCCTGCCTTTCAGTGCTGAAATTCCCAATGCCCTGACCCGTGAAACCATAGAGAAGGCGGAACGGGGAGAGGAAATATTTCACGCCAAGGATGCGGAAGACCTTTTCAGACAGTTGGGGATATAAGTGCGTAATTCCACTTTTACCGCTCAATTTCGCCGTGATTTGAGAAAGGTGGAACATCGCGGCTACGATATGCAAAAGCTGAAAACAATAATCATGCTTTTGCTTAACGAGGAACAACTGCCCAAGCATTGTCGTGACCATGCCCTCAAAGGAGAGTGGAAACCTTACCGGGAGTTGCATATAGAACCGGATTGGCTTCTTGTGTATAAAGTAAGCGGGAACGAGTGCGTTTTTTATCGTACCGGCACCCACGCCGACCTTTTTTCGTTGTAGTTGTCGCATTACCATCCCCCCTACTGCTGTGCGCCGACCATACGGGTGTAGAGGTCATCCATTTCCTTGCCCGTCGTGCCTTCCATACGTGTGAGGTAGTCCAGCGAGGCAATGACGGTCAGCCTGTCCAGCAAGTCCGTATTCTTGCGCGTCAGTTCCATCTGGAACGCCTGCATGATGACCAGCTCCCGCAAAAGCCCCGCATCCGTTGCTGTGGCTATTTGCGCGAACCAGTTGGGATTGCCGACGCGCATCTGCGAGAGGAGCCTGTACAGCCCGGCTTCGGAGATCTTGCCGTCCACAATGCCGGGCGGCGTGCCGCTCCCACCCGCTTCCGACCACTGGTTTTCCGCCCAGGCCGTGACATCCTCCGGCAGCGTGGGCGCGTGATAGACCACATGATTGTTCAGGGATTCCATGACGGCGGTTATCCGTTCCTCATAGATTTTCCGCGCCGCCGCATAGGTCTGTCCGGCGGGAGTGTTCTTCTGTTCCTCCGTCACCACCGGCAGCGGACGAGGATTGCCGAGCGTCTTGACGGCTTCATGGGCCTGCGCTACCTGGTCTTCCGTGAGCGTGCCGCCCAGCGGAAAGAGCGCGTCCAGACTTTCCTGTTGGGAAGGTTGGTCTTCCGCCAGCACACGCCGGAGAAATTCCACCGGCTTTTTGCCCGGCGTATGGGCGTGTTCAAGCTGCTTTTCGCGCATGGCGGCGTGGATTTCCCGTCCGGCCTGAGCGCCGAGCTGGATGCCCGCGCCCAGGGAACTGCT is part of the Desulfovibrio porci genome and encodes:
- a CDS encoding type II toxin-antitoxin system YafQ family toxin, which produces MRNSTFTAQFRRDLRKVEHRGYDMQKLKTIIMLLLNEEQLPKHCRDHALKGEWKPYRELHIEPDWLLVYKVSGNECVFYRTGTHADLFSL
- a CDS encoding type II toxin-antitoxin system RelB/DinJ family antitoxin, giving the protein MPANDYVRARIDPVIKNEAAAVLAKMGLTVSDLCRMALTRVAHEKRLPFSAEIPNALTRETIEKAERGEEIFHAKDAEDLFRQLGI